Proteins co-encoded in one Oreochromis aureus strain Israel breed Guangdong linkage group 3, ZZ_aureus, whole genome shotgun sequence genomic window:
- the LOC120436233 gene encoding T-cell surface glycoprotein CD4-like has translation MVVFLGWTLLSVCLLVSASQDQKNITAESGQNVTLTCRAPNNIRTVEWSRADLGEKYVFLYRDGRKTTVNQHPSFKDRVDLQDKQMKDGDVSLILNNVTINDTGTYKCRVVETGTLGLKPISIISLSVVDPPGQTRGPKKDEPVGLKVGLLVSGVLIVAAFAGFVIYRRHKGENSQGSH, from the exons ATGGTTGTGTTTCTTGGCTGGACTCTGCTCTCTGTGTGCCTGCTGGTTTCTGCCTCGCAAG accagaaaaacatcacagctgagtctggacagaacgtcactctgacatgtcgagctccaaacaacatcAGGACTGtggagtggagcagagctgacctgggagagaaatatgtttttttgtatCGGGATGGGAGGAAAACGACAGtgaaccagcatccatcttttaaggaCCGGGTGGATCTACAGGacaaacagatgaaggatggagacgtgtctttgattctgaacaatgtgacgattaatgacactggaacatacaaGTGTCGTGTCGTTGAGACAGGAACACTTGGTTTGAAGcccatcagcatcatcagcctgagtgttgttgatcctccag gtcagacaagAGGACCAAAGAAGGATGAACCTGTTGGACTGAAAGTTGGTCTGTTAGTTTCTGGCGTCCTCATTGTTGCTGCTTTTGCTGGGTTTGTGATCTACAGAAGGCATAAAGGAGAAAACAGTCAGGGTTCACACTAA